Genomic DNA from Echeneis naucrates chromosome 14, fEcheNa1.1, whole genome shotgun sequence:
TTTCTCCATATGGCAGCAAAGATTTATACATGTGCAATGTTTGAGGTTCTTATTCTACTTTATGAAACCTCACAGACTTAAACTGAACATCCTCTAGTTTGTGCTTTACCTTCAACCATGGTTCATATAtggttcataaaaaaaaaaaaaaaaaggtgaattcaATCCAAGTTCAGCATAATGTTTTCCAGAAACTTAAGTTCCACACTGTGACTggcaggaacaggaggagtCAGCAGTTGAAAGTGCTGTTAACTGCTTGTTTGACCTACAGCTGCTATTCAGTCTTAGAGGAAAATGTGAGTGAATCATGAGAAAAAAGATGTAGTCCTTATGTTAGCCATACCATTGTCCTTCCTCCTTAATACAAACGTCATCGGCCTGTTTTTAATCAGTAACTAATGGGCAAGTGGACTAACAAAGACTGATAGCAAATTACTTGCAGACCTCATTAATGTTTAACTCAATGTTTTACTGGGATAACTGGCAGGAAGGGGAAAGAACAAAAGTCAAGGCTTCAGAGGAATGTCATTTTTTCTAAactgaaacagaggaagaagtTATTTCACCGTTAGGCTGGGTGTAGTAATAAATTGGTAACTACATGGTCACCATCTTTCCTTAGCTCTGGCAGTGCCACATGTACTTTTGTATAGTTGATATTTGTATTCCCGTTTAGAGAAGGTCCATTCTGAAATTGTCTACTTTTTACACTTTGTAAAATTTAGCATTAAACACCACAGTCCTACTTTCCATCCACTTCCACTGTATGGGAATGGAAACATTTTGGACAATTAGTGAACCAATCCTTCAGTAAGCCACCAGAATTAAAATATGTCACAATTGGAACAAATGCCCATAGAACCTTGTGTAAAGGCAGCTTGAGAACAATTAAGCCCATCTGACATGCTTGTGTCCATTGCAACATGGAGTGCACTTATTAAAAGGATTAATGGGGTCATCTAGTGGTCAACTTTAACATTACAGTGTCAACACTACAATATTAACGGtaattggaaacaaaaaaaaaaaagacaaagaccaAAGCAATGTAAGAGCTGTGAAGCCTAGTCATTGATATTCTGACCATTAGAAAACATTGGCGTCATTGGCGAGCATTGACTTCAAAAAACTAcagtatttattcattcatttcaatgcaGAGTTAAATATTAATCAATTTTTTGCACAAGATGTCAAATAAAGGAGTGTTTTCAAGACTCGTGAGGGTGCAGTTTACTACTTAGTTATTAAGGCAGCTGGCATAAGATTTTAAAAGATGTTTCCTTCTCAGAAGATGTGACTTTTGGAGCCAAATGGTGGTCAACAAACTTCAAATCTTAACAGAGACCTCAGATTTACTACAACTTCTGGATCAGAATAGATGAAGCTCCACCACCTCCGTTGCAGATGCCTGCCAGCCCGTACTGACCCGACTTCAGATTGTGCACCATGTGACCCACAATTCTTGCACCAGACATCCtgacaaaggagagagaaataaagcaAGACATcgattttttttgcattgtgaTGTTGGCTCTCCAATGACCGTTGCAATTCCAATTTTAAAGGAGACAATAGAAATCTTTGTCGACATCAAAGAAGTGGTTAAAGATATTTTAGGAGACTATTTATTCTCTAGGACTCTTCCTGAGAAtggggaaatatttttttttcctcttcactcGAGGTCACATCTCTCATTTAGACTTACAATATCTTTCAAAAGTGAGATCACCCTGcacatttctgcaaatatttcattatatcTTTTCATGGAACAACACTGAAGAAATTACACTTTGATACAATGTAAAGCAGTCAGTGTACAACTTGTATAACAGTGTAAATTTACTGTCCCCTCAAAATAACTTGACACACAGCCTCCACCAGCTCAGTGATGTTGTCAGGGAGGAGTGGAAGAGGATTCCAGTCGCAAACTGTGAAGCTCTAGTGAACTCCATGCCCAAGAGGGTTAAGGCAGTGCTGGAAAATAATGGTGGCCGCACAAAATATTGACCCTTTCGGCCCAATTTGGACATTTTCACTTAGGGGTGTACTCACTTTTGTTGCCAGCAGTTTAGACACTAATTGCTGTGTGTTGagttattttcttcagtgttgtccCATGAAAAGATATAATGAAGTATTGGCAGAAAAGTGCGGGGTGTACTCACTTTTGTGAGATACTGTAATTACCAGCCACTGtgcatcagcatcagctgctTACCCGATTGGATGTCCCAGGGACACAGCCCCACCGTTGACGTTGACTTTTGATGCATCAATGTCCAACATCTTGATGTTGGCCAGGACAACCACACTGAAGGCCTCATTGATCTCCCACATAGAGATATCGTCCTTCTTCAACCCTGCTGCCTCCAGCACCTGATACAGATTCATACGTTAGGGTATTCCAATAAAAATGCACCAATTAAGTCATGAGCATGTATATGAGaatatatttaaaagttttACTTCAACATACAATTACAATAGGTTGCTGAGTACAGCCTCATACCCACCTTTGGTGCCGCATATGCAGGAGCAATGGGGAAGTCAATGGGGGCAACTGCAGCATCAGCAAAAGCTACATGGAAACATATTCTGTTACTTCAACAAATCACAGGACAACTATGATAATGATTATGTGAGACGAGTGAAACAAGTAAAGTTTCGTTTGAAGTAAacttagagagaaaaaaaagtttattgtttcaatgtttttttttagtgcaaTCACAAAGATTGCAAGAACAATCACATCACCCAACCTCAGTTTAGCTCCACATGTAAGCTTTTcttagtgtgtctgtgcataAAGCTTACACACAATCCTTGCCAGTGGAGTGACATTGAGTCTTTTTGCAGCATCAGCTGTCATTAAAACGAGCGCAGCAGCTCCATCATTCAGCGTGCTGGCATTGGCTGCAGTCACCGTGCCTGAAAAATAGAACTTTAGCTACATCTatattcttttaaaaacagaatgtCTGCACATAGATATTGATGCTACATTAGAGgtttaaagacaaataaaaagactGGTGATCAGTGCATGTTTACCGTTCTCTTTCTGGAACACTGCCTTCAGTTTGGGAACTTTGCTGAAGTCCACCCTCCTCCACTCCTCGTCTTCACTAACAACCACATCAGGTTTGCCTACAAATTCATATCAACAGATCACTTTGCAGAGTAAATGATCACTGTCAAGGAATACCCCAAGAGAAATATGTTGTTGCCAGGTTGCTGTACCTCTTTGGGGGATGCTCACTGGTACAATTTCCTTGGCCAAGACTCCAGACTCATATGCGGCTTTGCTGCGGCTGTATGAGCCGATGGCATAGGCAtcctgttcttctctggtgATCTTACAGTTCTTAGCTGTGTTCTCTGCACAGTTTCCCTGTCAAATGCCAAAGTGTAGTCAAATCTAAATATAATTCATCTTTGAATTTACCTTATTTCATGACAAATATTATAGGAAAAAGGCTTTCATCTTTACTTTACAGAAAGGCCCTGTCACACTGCCATTACTGAAGCAAGAAGGAATTTTATGTTGACCCTGATTtatgtgaattatttattttccagtgaggaaaaattgagaaaaaagtTGGCTGTTACCATGTGGAATTTGTTGTACACATCAGTGAGTCCATCCTTTACAATTAGGTCTTCCATCCTTACTCCTCCGTAGGCTGGAGTCTCTCTGGTCATAACATAAGGCACATTGGACATGCTCTCCATGCCCCCTGCCACCATCACAtccttataaaaaaaaaaccaaaaatatatatatatatatatatatatatatatatatatattcacatttgAAATATCAGTTTACACTGTAACACCGAAGGCTGTTCTAGATCAAAGCTGACCATCATGATAGAAATGTGGGGAAATCTTTTGTGCATCTAAAACAGTGGTACTGGAGAACACTGATCACACCAATGGTCAATTTGGACCTTTGGTGATGACTAAATTGTGTcagaaatatatacacacattatgGGGACAATGGACAAGCTGCAAGCTGCATGTGAGTTTATACTGTCATATATGCACATGTACAGAgcctaacacacacaaacagcaagaaccacaaaaaaaattgatttctcTAACTGTGGTCTCATAAAGAGCTAAGTAAGATTCATTACTGGagtttatttgcttttgtcatttctgaaactttttttaaacttttttacaTCTATGAATTTCCCTCCAGTAGCTAGTATAATAGGGCAGCTCAGTGATGCAGCCATTATTGCCATGATTTCACAGCAATATAGTTTGCTGCCCTCAGCCCCTTAAAGAtctttattaatattaacagGTTAGGAGTCACACGGTCCTTAGTGTGGCCAACTCATATCAATGCACGCACATACATATAAGGCTTTTgattaacaaacacacaggcatgtgtttgtgcattagTAGTAATAGCCAAAGTCTTGCTAAGTATGTGGTGTACCTTAGCAAGCCACAGTCTCAGGTCACTTATCATATTGTAGAGTTTAAGGTAAACAGAGCTTGTTTTTGGTCACATTAAGTAGCTTCAAGATCAAATATAGGGATCCATTACATCACATCACTGTGATTTTAAAACACATAATCAAGATCCAGAATAATCTCCTTTCTTCAGACCCAACATTAGCTATGATATCATACGCTATGCAAATTACATCAATGTCAGCAGCTTGCAGCTGCAAAGCAACAATATATattaacaatatatatatttaatgtcaACCCAACCTGATGCCCACACATTAGACTCTGAGCTGCCATCATTATGGACTTCATCCCAGAGGCGCAGACTTTGTTGATGGTTGTTGCTGGAGTGCTGAGGTTCAAGCCTGGAGACACAACCAGAGACATATATGCATTTTAAACTCTCTTTGTAAACCGTCACTCATACTTTTGTATGTTGTACTTTTGTGTGTTGTAATAGTTTCGCATAATTCTAGTGATATGAATGTagttcaaatatatataaataaaaaaaaaacaaaacaaaaacaagtgacCACACCTGCACCAAGCAAAGCTTGTCTTGTGGGGGCCTGTCCCTCTCCTGCCTGAAGCACATTGCCCATGTAGACCTCTTTCACCTCGTCAGGAGCAATTCCTTATCACAAAAAGCAATAGGTCAATGCACCAAACGCACACGACCACTGTCAACTGCTGCAGCAATccaggcaacaaaaaaaaaaaaaacaatatgaaactgcaaatatttacacacatgATGAGCTCATGACAAACCAGCTCCTACTAAACAATAGCACACTTTTTAACAGAATGAGCCAAGTATATTCaaaaaatgaggaaaacagCCCTGTCTAATTCCAGGTTGACCATCTGAATGTACCTGCTTTGTCTATGGCCCCCTTGATGGCGATGGAGCCCAGCTTGGTGGCTGGCACTGCTGCCAGGCTTCCTCTGAAGGAGCCCATAGGAGTGCGGACTGCACTGACAATGACGACTTCCTGAAAGCATCAAACAAGTGTTCATTGAAGGGCCCGGCCCAAACATTGGACTGTGGGGACAGCTTAATGTACTCACATTGAGGGAGGGCCGAGATGTGTAGGTCCTTGTTAGGTACTTGTGAGCCTGAAGTGACAGAACAACAACGTGGACAGTTCATCTTCTATTCATGTGGTGGTGTTGATGCCCACAGTCCTGCCTGTCAGGCTGTTCACACTGGAGCTCTTTGCTCCCCTTTCAGGGTCAACTTTTGGACCATAATGGAAACTGTTAGCACGCATGTTGACAACGCTAAATACAAGAGCAGGCAGGGGGGAGAATAGTTAGCTCTTCTAGCAAAGTGACAAAAGCCTTTAATAGCTCTTTTTATACTTCCAGTTAGCTAGCCATACGTTGTGTGTTCCACCTGTTAGCTTCTGTCTTATCTGGGTGAGACAGCCGATGCTGTGACGCCATGACACAGCCGGATGTACCTGTGCCGGTGTGCCCGGGCTCCTTGTCCATCTTTGAGCTCAAGGACAGACATGGTGAGCTGAGCGGAGCTGCCTGGTTGGCCCGGGCCTTGTTAAGATTGCTGCTACACCCAGCTAACTCACACCGTGTCCCGCACAAACACATCGATGTGGTCCACACCCCCACTTACCAGGCGCCAATACATGTGGCCGTGCGTGGTTAAAAGTCCACTGGATGGCATTTTGGACTCAGAGACGAGGACTGTGACACATTGGCGCCCACTTCACCTTCGGCCATGTAGCATAGGGTAAACATACCGGCCAATCACAGCGAGAGGTGTGTTCCCCGTAGCGTCATGAGTAGCTGGGCGTTGTGGTTATTGTAGTTTTACCACAGAGTGCATGCATCGCCCGTCCCTCATTGGTTCCACCGCTTAgggctgaagccaatcccag
This window encodes:
- the acat1 gene encoding acetyl-CoA acetyltransferase, mitochondrial; the protein is MPSSGLLTTHGHMYWRLAHKYLTRTYTSRPSLNEVVIVSAVRTPMGSFRGSLAAVPATKLGSIAIKGAIDKAGIAPDEVKEVYMGNVLQAGEGQAPTRQALLGAGLNLSTPATTINKVCASGMKSIMMAAQSLMCGHQDVMVAGGMESMSNVPYVMTRETPAYGGVRMEDLIVKDGLTDVYNKFHMGNCAENTAKNCKITREEQDAYAIGSYSRSKAAYESGVLAKEIVPVSIPQRGKPDVVVSEDEEWRRVDFSKVPKLKAVFQKENGTVTAANASTLNDGAAALVLMTADAAKRLNVTPLARIVSFADAAVAPIDFPIAPAYAAPKVLEAAGLKKDDISMWEINEAFSVVVLANIKMLDIDASKVNVNGGAVSLGHPIGMSGARIVGHMVHNLKSGQYGLAGICNGGGGASSILIQKL